From the Sporohalobacter salinus genome, one window contains:
- a CDS encoding helix-turn-helix domain-containing protein, which produces MRDARKELVKKELQRKGWSQKKLAQEMGYSESVVSQYLNGTKPPEEFYSLATQVLGSIRLKLVLKGDTTAPVYFEGVRLDLFFTMDKLEQECRETIEAIRKAKGRLHNVQHKNDCTKEQSKAVYRVLEKGKDLNHCVEHMDIVGDDSGFDLEKRDRKCLRKYYDNKYLPTVIDFDDIKKDTCSGKASVSV; this is translated from the coding sequence GTGAGAGACGCCCGAAAAGAACTTGTTAAAAAAGAGTTACAACGGAAAGGATGGAGCCAAAAGAAATTAGCTCAAGAAATGGGATATTCGGAAAGCGTAGTGTCTCAGTATCTCAATGGAACCAAGCCGCCCGAAGAATTTTATTCACTAGCAACTCAAGTCTTAGGTAGTATTAGGCTTAAATTAGTACTTAAGGGTGATACAACAGCGCCAGTATACTTTGAAGGGGTTAGGCTAGATTTATTCTTTACTATGGATAAGTTAGAACAGGAATGCAGAGAAACAATTGAAGCTATTCGGAAAGCTAAAGGTAGACTTCATAACGTGCAGCACAAGAATGATTGTACTAAAGAGCAGTCTAAAGCAGTATACAGGGTGCTTGAAAAAGGCAAAGATCTAAACCATTGTGTTGAGCATATGGATATTGTAGGAGATGATTCAGGCTTTGATTTAGAGAAGAGGGACAGGAAGTGTTTGCGTAAGTATTATGATAACAAATATCTTCCGACTGTAATTGATTTTGACGATATAAAAAAAGACACCTGCTCTGGGAAAGCAAGTGTCTCAGTTTAA
- a CDS encoding helix-turn-helix domain-containing protein, translating to MARLTLDDKVKSLKEIEQLKDEMIEKLNQIDEDESIAESHISFELVVRDVLLKCIENSRKELPFSLTPKDVEELLPVSSTKVYTLLERGEIPARKIDGKWAIQRDQFLAWFHGSTINNKQDELESVVV from the coding sequence GTGGCTAGATTGACATTAGATGATAAAGTAAAGAGCTTGAAAGAAATTGAACAGCTTAAAGATGAGATGATTGAGAAGCTAAATCAGATCGATGAAGATGAATCAATAGCTGAATCACATATCAGTTTTGAGCTTGTTGTTCGAGATGTTCTTCTTAAATGCATAGAGAATTCACGTAAAGAATTGCCTTTTTCATTGACTCCAAAGGACGTTGAAGAGTTATTACCAGTTTCAAGTACAAAAGTATATACGCTTTTAGAACGAGGAGAGATTCCCGCTAGAAAGATTGATGGTAAGTGGGCCATCCAGAGGGATCAATTTCTGGCCTGGTTTCATGGCAGCACGATTAATAATAAGCAGGATGAGCTTGAAAGTGTAGTTGTTTAA
- a CDS encoding helix-turn-helix domain-containing protein → MGLLESLADRIVGQLETMNERLERLEQRNEYNTDIKMFRVKEIAEKTTLSKTMLYNLIREKKFPCVIVGSRKLVPRKGLIKWINENNVMNQDEKDAAQDWLAKEVKNL, encoded by the coding sequence ATGGGATTACTTGAAAGTTTGGCTGACAGAATCGTAGGCCAATTAGAAACAATGAATGAACGACTAGAAAGACTTGAACAGCGAAATGAATATAACACTGATATTAAGATGTTTAGGGTCAAAGAAATTGCTGAAAAGACTACATTGAGTAAAACAATGTTATATAATCTCATACGTGAAAAGAAATTTCCTTGTGTTATTGTAGGATCGAGAAAATTAGTTCCACGCAAAGGCTTGATCAAGTGGATAAATGAGAATAACGTAATGAATCAGGATGAAAAAGATGCTGCCCAAGACTGGCTGGCAAAGGAGGTTAAGAACTTATGA
- a CDS encoding helix-turn-helix transcriptional regulator has translation MERIKLREIRKNKGLTQKKVAEVIGVSRPMYTSIENGTRNPSLRVVQNIIDFFGDEAKEAFFNNEVA, from the coding sequence ATGGAACGAATTAAATTACGTGAAATTAGGAAAAACAAAGGATTGACTCAAAAAAAAGTAGCAGAAGTTATAGGTGTTTCGAGACCGATGTATACTAGTATAGAAAATGGTACTAGAAACCCTTCCTTAAGAGTTGTACAGAATATAATTGATTTTTTTGGAGATGAGGCTAAAGAAGCTTTTTTTAACAATGAAGTTGCATAA
- a CDS encoding helix-turn-helix domain-containing protein: MILLIQLETIRGEKMAFQKRLKKLRNEKGVYQKELAKIIGVSRPTITQYESGQRKPDHETLSKIADYFDVSIDYLLGRTDERKSADKIKQALSDDEDLQEFWEQLSTREDLKLMFKQTKDLSPESIHRIIEIVKIIEDEERERHGG; encoded by the coding sequence ATGATATTATTAATACAACTTGAAACTATTCGAGGTGAAAAAATGGCTTTTCAAAAAAGGTTAAAAAAATTAAGAAATGAAAAAGGAGTGTATCAAAAAGAATTAGCAAAAATTATTGGAGTTTCACGTCCTACAATTACCCAATACGAAAGCGGGCAAAGAAAACCCGATCACGAAACATTATCAAAAATAGCAGATTATTTTGATGTAAGTATTGATTACCTCCTAGGTCGTACTGATGAACGTAAATCAGCAGATAAAATCAAACAAGCTCTATCCGATGATGAAGATCTACAAGAGTTCTGGGAACAACTATCTACCCGAGAAGATCTGAAATTGATGTTTAAGCAAACTAAAGACCTCAGCCCAGAATCAATTCACCGCATTATAGAAATAGTTAAAATTATTGAAGATGAAGAGCGTGAAAGACATGGGGGATAA
- a CDS encoding ImmA/IrrE family metallo-endopeptidase, which yields MGDKEKIRRQVLNALNDTYINFQEWAKEHNIYHQLARLPKEVWGFVYQSQYCNYFVIINKNLGYEMQREVFMHEVEHILYHFPEHNYIIGLDMHHTSLEDDADDFALEMMANVR from the coding sequence ATGGGGGATAAAGAAAAAATTAGACGTCAGGTACTCAACGCTCTTAATGACACTTATATAAATTTTCAAGAATGGGCTAAGGAGCATAATATCTATCATCAGTTAGCTAGGCTTCCAAAGGAAGTCTGGGGTTTTGTATATCAGTCTCAATATTGTAACTACTTTGTAATAATTAATAAGAATCTAGGATATGAAATGCAAAGGGAGGTATTTATGCATGAGGTAGAACATATCCTCTATCACTTTCCAGAACATAATTACATAATCGGATTGGATATGCATCATACTTCCTTAGAAGATGATGCTGATGACTTTGCTCTTGAAATGATGGCTAATGTTAGGTAG
- a CDS encoding DnaA N-terminal domain-containing protein, with product MSNKVREIIRKESPSKSNKVNIKELLNKYKSEIDENIKKEWQKLYKLLEEELPASSFNTWFSNLKLVTNIDNKLIFLTANEFQSDQLKNHYSSLLEQAMQELTNKNFKFSFASKSEIVKKIKNQ from the coding sequence TTGTCTAATAAAGTAAGAGAAATAATTAGAAAAGAATCCCCTTCAAAATCAAACAAAGTGAATATAAAAGAATTACTTAACAAATACAAATCTGAAATTGATGAAAATATTAAAAAAGAATGGCAAAAATTATATAAACTTCTTGAGGAAGAATTACCTGCTTCAAGTTTTAATACTTGGTTTTCAAACCTTAAGCTAGTTACTAATATTGATAATAAATTAATATTTTTGACAGCTAACGAATTTCAATCTGATCAGCTTAAAAATCATTATTCAAGTTTATTGGAACAAGCAATGCAAGAATTAACTAACAAGAACTTTAAATTCAGCTTCGCTTCTAAATCTGAAATCGTCAAAAAAATTAAAAATCAGTAA